One stretch of Janibacter limosus DNA includes these proteins:
- a CDS encoding HpcH/HpaI aldolase family protein has protein sequence MYSTTSAGPDREPPPDRSAIGPDSRGLWLMGNDVDLARRLAGTGFDWLALDAQHGAIDRSALVDLGRALGDVGANYVVRVPGVDHAWIGASLDAGAAGVVVPSIASVEDAREAVRATYYPPLGERSWGPLTPMWDGYAPDAERANAQVQCAVMIETVGALDAVEEIAALEGVNLLFLGPVDLSLSLGMSLDDLLADTSDSGPVGRILAAARGHGVEVAAFAGDPSRVPALRALGISRIAVATDIALVALGAQQVLDLT, from the coding sequence ATGTACAGCACGACATCGGCCGGACCCGACCGCGAGCCCCCGCCGGACCGGTCCGCGATCGGACCCGACTCCCGCGGCCTGTGGCTCATGGGCAATGACGTGGACCTCGCCCGCCGCCTCGCCGGCACGGGCTTCGACTGGCTCGCCCTCGATGCCCAGCACGGCGCGATCGACCGCTCGGCCCTCGTGGACCTCGGTCGTGCCCTCGGTGACGTCGGGGCCAACTACGTCGTCCGGGTCCCCGGGGTCGACCACGCGTGGATCGGCGCCTCGCTCGATGCCGGCGCCGCGGGTGTCGTCGTTCCTTCGATCGCCTCCGTGGAGGACGCCCGCGAGGCCGTGCGAGCGACCTACTACCCGCCGCTCGGCGAGCGCAGCTGGGGTCCGCTCACCCCGATGTGGGACGGCTACGCCCCGGATGCCGAGCGCGCCAATGCCCAGGTCCAGTGCGCGGTGATGATCGAGACGGTCGGCGCGCTCGATGCCGTCGAGGAGATCGCGGCGCTGGAGGGGGTCAACCTGCTCTTCCTCGGCCCGGTCGACCTCTCCCTCTCCCTCGGGATGAGCCTGGACGACCTGCTCGCCGACACCTCCGACTCCGGCCCCGTCGGTCGGATCCTCGCGGCTGCACGCGGCCACGGCGTCGAGGTCGCCGCCTTCGCCGGCGATCCGTCGAGGGTCCCCGCCCTGCGGGCCCTGGGCATCAGCCGCATCGCGGTCGCCACCGACATCGCCCTCGTGGCCCTCGGCGCCCAGCAGGTCCTCGACCTCACCTGA
- a CDS encoding HAD family hydrolase — translation MDSTPAGPAPFADRTFAAVIFDNDGTLVDSTGSVERSWVRWALEHDIDPRALAGHHGMPAPAIIASVAPHVDPVAAFARIEQLELADVEGVIALGGVLEAIAALDGAPVAVATSATRELARVRLAAAEIGIDEVVSFDDVERGKPHPDPFLLAAQRLGVDPADCLVCEDAPSGVAAARAAGCTVLAVTTTSEADALAGADLVVGSLADVLFEVVDGRVRVSLR, via the coding sequence ATGGACTCAACCCCAGCAGGCCCGGCCCCCTTCGCCGACCGCACCTTCGCCGCGGTGATCTTCGACAACGACGGCACCCTCGTCGACTCGACGGGGTCGGTGGAGCGCTCCTGGGTGAGGTGGGCGCTCGAGCACGACATCGACCCGCGCGCGCTCGCCGGCCACCACGGGATGCCGGCACCGGCGATCATCGCCTCGGTCGCACCGCACGTGGACCCGGTGGCAGCCTTCGCGCGGATCGAGCAGCTCGAGCTCGCCGACGTCGAGGGGGTCATCGCCCTCGGCGGGGTGCTCGAGGCGATCGCCGCACTCGACGGGGCGCCGGTCGCGGTGGCGACGTCCGCGACGCGCGAGCTGGCGCGGGTCCGACTGGCAGCCGCGGAGATCGGTATCGACGAGGTCGTCAGCTTCGACGACGTCGAGCGCGGCAAGCCGCACCCCGATCCCTTCCTGCTCGCGGCGCAGCGCCTGGGCGTGGACCCGGCCGACTGCCTCGTCTGCGAGGACGCGCCCAGCGGGGTCGCCGCGGCCCGGGCGGCCGGGTGCACCGTGCTCGCGGTCACGACGACCAGCGAGGCCGACGCCCTGGCGGGCGCCGACCTCGTCGTGGGCTCGCTCGCCGACGTGCTCTTCGAGGTCGTCGACGGGCGGGTGCGGGTCAGCCTGCGCTGA
- a CDS encoding ferritin yields MTTSKFAAQLTVQIGEEFAAHQQYLAIAAHYEGMTLPQLAGCFYRQAAEERGHAMMMVQYLLDTDQPVRIPATPAPTCDFEGVVAPIELAVEQEKTVTRQINALTRIARDENDFAAEQFMQWFIKEQVEEVSKMQDLLTVARRSEGDLNDIETYVERDMGAGAADPAAPRQAGQVQ; encoded by the coding sequence ATGACGACGTCGAAGTTTGCCGCCCAGCTCACCGTGCAGATCGGCGAGGAGTTCGCCGCGCACCAGCAGTACCTCGCGATCGCCGCGCACTACGAGGGCATGACCCTGCCCCAGCTCGCCGGCTGCTTCTACCGCCAGGCCGCCGAGGAGCGCGGCCACGCGATGATGATGGTCCAGTACCTCCTCGACACCGACCAGCCGGTGCGCATCCCGGCCACCCCGGCACCGACCTGCGACTTCGAGGGGGTCGTCGCCCCGATCGAGCTCGCCGTCGAGCAGGAGAAGACGGTCACCCGGCAGATCAACGCCCTGACCCGGATCGCCCGCGACGAGAACGACTTCGCCGCCGAGCAGTTCATGCAGTGGTTCATCAAGGAGCAGGTCGAGGAGGTCTCCAAGATGCAGGACCTGCTCACTGTGGCCCGTCGCAGCGAGGGCGACCTCAACGACATCGAGACCTATGTCGAGCGCGACATGGGCGCCGGTGCCGCCGACCCGGCCGCGCCCCGTCAGGCCGGGCAGGTCCAGTGA
- a CDS encoding PIG-L deacetylase family protein, whose product MTTTVFFHAHPDDEASGTAGSMILTSRAGHRVVVVYATHGEHGTVPDDLGEGGSLADHRRREAESSAAITGTARVAWLGYADSGMTGWEQNGHETSFHAADLDEAAGRLARVLDEEDADILVGYDWHGGYGHPDHVKVHHVAHRAAELAVRRPRVLENTMNRDRMREQIEAAKAMGIDPSFSPDDPMDDGNPMGLPQDEIHHAVDVTEVIDVKRAALAAHGSQVDVQQMLAMPPEIFAVAFGVEHYAEPGLPQQLSTENPFVS is encoded by the coding sequence GTGACGACCACCGTCTTCTTCCACGCCCACCCCGACGACGAGGCCAGCGGGACCGCCGGCTCGATGATCCTCACCTCCCGCGCCGGCCACCGGGTGGTCGTCGTCTACGCGACGCACGGCGAGCACGGCACGGTCCCCGACGATCTGGGCGAAGGGGGGAGCCTCGCCGACCACCGTCGGCGCGAGGCCGAGTCGTCGGCCGCGATCACCGGCACCGCCCGGGTCGCGTGGCTCGGCTACGCCGACTCCGGCATGACCGGGTGGGAGCAGAACGGTCACGAGACCTCCTTCCACGCCGCTGACCTCGACGAGGCCGCCGGACGGCTGGCGCGCGTCCTCGACGAGGAGGACGCGGACATCCTCGTCGGCTACGACTGGCACGGTGGCTACGGCCACCCCGACCACGTCAAGGTCCACCACGTCGCCCACCGGGCCGCGGAGCTGGCCGTACGCCGCCCCCGCGTCCTGGAAAACACGATGAACCGCGACCGGATGCGTGAGCAGATCGAGGCGGCCAAGGCGATGGGGATCGACCCCAGCTTCTCACCCGACGACCCCATGGACGACGGCAACCCGATGGGCCTGCCGCAGGACGAGATCCACCACGCGGTCGACGTCACCGAGGTCATCGACGTCAAGCGTGCGGCGCTCGCGGCCCACGGGTCCCAGGTCGACGTGCAGCAGATGCTGGCCATGCCGCCGGAGATCTTCGCGGTGGCCTTCGGCGTCGAGCACTACGCCGAGCCCGGGCTACCACAGCAGCTGTCGACGGAGAACCCCTTCGTCTCATGA
- a CDS encoding maleylpyruvate isomerase N-terminal domain-containing protein, whose product MTGDVQAHWLPFDTYLAALERETRRARECLADADPSARVPSCPDWSADDLLWHLGGEVQDFWAWVIAHRPDAPAAYEEPARPADRAGLLHVLDHAHEDLMLRLRNADPAEGAWSWSGDPELHTVGFTMRRQAHEALIHRVDAELAIGDPTPLDTELAADGVLEALDWMYGGLPRWASFAPDGGTVLVHVTDTGHRILVALGRVTGHNPRDDADIDQPHLRVADRAVHGHGDADALVSGTAQDLDLWLWHRGPAHLVEMDGDEDVIDRLTTVLGEPVD is encoded by the coding sequence ATGACTGGTGACGTGCAGGCCCACTGGCTCCCCTTCGACACCTATCTCGCGGCTCTGGAGCGGGAGACCCGACGAGCGCGCGAGTGCCTCGCCGACGCCGACCCGTCAGCGCGGGTACCGAGCTGCCCGGACTGGAGCGCCGACGACCTGCTGTGGCACCTGGGTGGCGAGGTGCAGGACTTCTGGGCGTGGGTCATCGCCCACCGGCCGGACGCGCCGGCTGCCTACGAGGAGCCGGCGCGTCCCGCGGACCGGGCCGGCCTGCTGCACGTCCTCGACCATGCCCACGAGGACCTCATGCTGCGCCTGCGCAACGCCGACCCGGCGGAGGGCGCCTGGTCGTGGAGCGGTGACCCGGAGCTGCACACGGTCGGCTTCACGATGCGCCGGCAGGCGCACGAGGCGCTCATCCACCGGGTCGACGCCGAGCTCGCGATCGGGGACCCCACCCCGCTCGACACCGAGCTGGCGGCCGACGGTGTGCTCGAGGCGCTGGACTGGATGTACGGCGGGCTGCCGCGCTGGGCGAGCTTCGCCCCGGACGGCGGCACGGTGCTCGTCCACGTGACCGACACGGGCCATCGCATCCTCGTCGCCCTCGGTCGGGTCACCGGTCACAACCCGAGGGACGACGCAGACATCGACCAGCCACACCTGCGGGTCGCCGATCGGGCGGTGCACGGGCACGGCGATGCCGATGCGCTCGTCTCGGGGACAGCTCAGGACCTCGACCTGTGGCTGTGGCACCGCGGGCCGGCTCACCTGGTCGAGATGGACGGTGACGAGGACGTCATTGACCGGCTGACGACGGTGCTGGGGGAGCCGGTCGACTGA
- a CDS encoding siderophore ABC transporter substrate-binding protein produces MLTRTRSLALVGGLALALSACGGASDADTAAGPTIEVQDNSGTVAVPQAPTSVVATDNRTFETLSDWDVKLSAAAVTLMPDTIDYTKDDSIVDLGSHREPDLEAIVAAKPDLVINGNRYAQHEPKLKELAPDAAFLNLDPREGEPLDDELKRATTVLGEVFDKEDEAAKLGKDLDAQVARVKDAYQPGDTVMAINTSGGELGYIAPTVGQTLGPVFDLLDLEPALEVEGASDDHQGDEVSVEAIAKADPDWILVMDRDAAVAADEEGYTPAKQLLEDSEALKDVTAVKEGNVVFMPADTYTNEGIQTFTEFFTTFADALEGKKS; encoded by the coding sequence GTGCTCACTCGTACCCGCTCGCTCGCCCTCGTCGGCGGGCTCGCCCTCGCCCTGTCCGCCTGCGGCGGAGCCTCCGACGCCGACACCGCCGCCGGACCCACCATCGAGGTGCAGGACAACTCCGGCACCGTGGCGGTGCCGCAGGCGCCGACGTCGGTCGTCGCGACCGACAACCGCACCTTCGAGACGCTCTCCGACTGGGACGTCAAGCTCTCCGCGGCGGCCGTGACCCTGATGCCGGACACGATCGACTACACCAAGGACGACAGCATCGTCGACCTCGGCAGCCACCGTGAGCCCGACCTCGAGGCGATCGTCGCCGCCAAGCCCGACCTGGTCATCAACGGCAACCGCTACGCCCAGCACGAGCCCAAGCTCAAGGAGCTGGCGCCCGATGCGGCCTTCCTCAACCTCGACCCGCGCGAGGGCGAGCCTCTCGACGACGAGCTCAAGCGCGCGACCACCGTCCTGGGTGAGGTCTTCGACAAGGAGGACGAAGCGGCCAAGCTCGGCAAGGATCTCGACGCCCAGGTCGCCCGGGTCAAGGACGCCTACCAGCCCGGCGACACCGTGATGGCGATCAACACCTCCGGCGGCGAGCTCGGCTACATCGCGCCGACGGTCGGCCAGACGCTCGGCCCGGTCTTCGACCTGCTCGACCTGGAGCCGGCCCTCGAGGTCGAGGGCGCGAGTGATGACCACCAGGGCGACGAGGTCTCCGTCGAGGCCATCGCCAAGGCGGACCCGGACTGGATCCTCGTCATGGACCGCGACGCCGCCGTGGCTGCCGACGAGGAGGGCTACACGCCCGCCAAGCAGCTCCTCGAGGACTCCGAGGCGCTCAAGGACGTCACCGCGGTCAAGGAGGGCAATGTCGTCTTCATGCCCGCCGACACCTACACCAACGAGGGCATCCAGACCTTCACGGAGTTCTTCACGACCTTCGCCGACGCGCTGGAGGGGAAGAAGAGCTGA
- a CDS encoding ABC transporter permease, whose product MGGLLVVSLFTGVYDIFGGDRGGEMFAITRIPRTVALVLAGAAMAMSGLVMQLLTQNRFVEPTTTGTTEWAGLGLLAVMILFPGASLMERMIGAIVAAFIGTMVFFLFLRRVTLRSSLIVPIVGIMLGAVVGSVSTFIALQTDMLQNLGIWFAGSFTSVLRGQYEVLWIVALVAIAIFVVADRFTVAGLGEEISTNVGLNYNQVILIGTCLIAVATGVVTVVVGNLPFLGLIVPNIVSMFRGDDLRSNLPWVCLLGIAIVTVCDLIGRTVIAPFEVPVSLILGVVGAVVFVTLLLRQRRRG is encoded by the coding sequence GTGGGCGGGCTCCTCGTCGTCTCTCTCTTCACCGGCGTCTACGACATCTTCGGCGGGGATCGGGGGGGCGAGATGTTCGCCATCACCCGCATCCCGCGGACCGTCGCCCTCGTCCTCGCCGGCGCCGCGATGGCGATGTCGGGCCTGGTGATGCAGCTGCTGACGCAGAACCGCTTCGTCGAGCCGACGACGACCGGCACGACGGAGTGGGCCGGTCTCGGCCTGCTCGCCGTGATGATCCTCTTCCCGGGCGCCAGCCTCATGGAGCGGATGATCGGCGCGATCGTCGCGGCCTTCATCGGCACCATGGTCTTCTTCCTCTTCCTGCGAAGGGTGACCCTCCGGTCCTCGCTCATCGTCCCGATCGTGGGGATCATGCTGGGCGCCGTCGTGGGCTCGGTCTCCACCTTCATCGCGCTGCAGACCGACATGCTGCAGAACCTGGGGATCTGGTTCGCCGGCAGCTTCACCTCGGTCCTGAGGGGCCAGTACGAGGTGCTGTGGATCGTCGCCCTCGTGGCCATCGCCATCTTCGTGGTCGCGGACCGCTTCACCGTCGCCGGCCTCGGCGAGGAGATCTCGACCAATGTCGGGCTCAACTACAACCAGGTCATCCTCATCGGCACCTGCCTGATCGCCGTGGCGACGGGGGTCGTGACGGTCGTCGTCGGCAACCTGCCCTTCCTCGGGCTGATCGTGCCCAACATCGTCTCGATGTTCCGCGGCGACGACCTGCGCAGCAACCTGCCGTGGGTCTGCCTGCTCGGCATCGCGATCGTCACGGTCTGCGACCTCATCGGACGCACGGTCATCGCGCCCTTCGAGGTGCCGGTCTCGCTCATCCTCGGGGTCGTCGGTGCGGTCGTCTTCGTCACCCTCCTGCTCAGGCAGCGTCGTCGTGGCTGA
- a CDS encoding iron chelate uptake ABC transporter family permease subunit: MAEASTRQRVTPPITDSVVGGDSAVTTGERASGPLPTARSRRRYRIVLTVLIVLAVGFGFGHLAWDNPMPLGSEGFWLVAELRASSLVAMAVVAVCQAIATVSFQTVTNNRIITPSIMGFESLYVAVQTAAVYFLGVAGLGMLTGLPQFVLQIAIMVGLSLALYGWLLSGRYGNVEIMLLIGIVIGGGLASVSSFMRRMLTPSEFDVLTARMFGSMANADPMYFPVAIPLCIVAAALLWWRSSRLNVVALGRDTATNLGLNHRHELMVTLFLVSILMAVSTALVGPMTFLGFLVATLAYQFADSYDHRRIFPVAVLVGFVVLSGAYFVMKHVFYAQGVVSIIIELVGGSVFLIVILRKGRL, encoded by the coding sequence GTGGCTGAGGCGTCCACGCGGCAGCGCGTGACCCCACCGATCACGGACTCCGTGGTCGGTGGGGACTCCGCGGTGACCACGGGCGAACGCGCGTCAGGCCCCCTTCCCACCGCTCGCTCCCGCCGGCGTTACCGGATCGTCCTGACCGTGCTCATCGTCCTGGCGGTCGGCTTCGGCTTCGGGCACCTCGCCTGGGACAACCCGATGCCGCTCGGCTCCGAGGGATTCTGGCTCGTCGCCGAGCTGCGGGCGAGCTCTCTCGTGGCGATGGCGGTCGTCGCGGTCTGCCAGGCGATCGCCACCGTGAGCTTCCAGACGGTGACCAACAACCGGATCATCACGCCCTCGATCATGGGCTTCGAGTCGCTCTACGTCGCGGTGCAGACGGCCGCCGTGTACTTCCTCGGCGTCGCCGGCCTGGGGATGCTCACCGGGCTGCCCCAGTTCGTCCTGCAGATCGCGATCATGGTCGGGCTCTCCCTCGCGCTCTACGGGTGGCTGCTGTCCGGGCGCTACGGCAATGTCGAGATCATGCTGCTGATCGGCATCGTCATCGGCGGCGGGCTCGCCTCGGTCTCCTCCTTCATGCGGCGGATGCTCACGCCCAGCGAGTTCGACGTGCTCACCGCGCGGATGTTCGGGTCGATGGCCAACGCTGACCCGATGTACTTCCCCGTCGCGATCCCCCTGTGCATCGTCGCCGCTGCCCTGCTGTGGTGGCGCTCGAGCCGGTTGAACGTCGTGGCGCTCGGCCGCGACACCGCCACCAACCTCGGGCTCAACCACCGCCACGAGCTGATGGTGACCCTCTTCCTCGTCTCGATCCTCATGGCCGTCTCGACGGCGCTCGTCGGGCCGATGACCTTCCTCGGGTTCCTCGTCGCCACCCTCGCCTACCAGTTCGCCGACAGCTATGACCACCGGCGGATCTTCCCCGTGGCCGTGCTCGTGGGCTTCGTCGTCCTGTCGGGGGCGTACTTCGTGATGAAGCACGTCTTCTACGCGCAGGGCGTCGTCTCGATCATCATCGAGCTCGTCGGCGGCTCCGTCTTCCTCATCGTCATCCTCCGCAAGGGGCGCCTGTGA
- a CDS encoding iron ABC transporter ATP-binding protein: MITLTDVRKTYGSEVTIGPVDLEIPAGGVTALVGPNGAGKSTLLTMIGRLLDLDEGSIEVAGYDVASTKSKDLAKIVSILRQENHFITRLTVRQLVGFGRFPHSQGRLTVEDEEVISRSIDFLDLGGLEGRYLDQLSGGQRQRAYVAMVLSQDTDYVLLDEPLNNLDMQHSVHMMRMLRRAADELGRTIIVVLHDINFAGHYSDRICAVKHGKVVEFGTPAEIMTAEVLTRVFDTPVQVIAGPNGPLAVYY; the protein is encoded by the coding sequence GTGATCACCCTGACCGATGTCCGCAAGACCTATGGCAGCGAGGTGACGATCGGTCCGGTCGACCTCGAGATCCCGGCCGGTGGTGTCACTGCGCTCGTCGGACCCAACGGCGCCGGCAAGTCGACGCTGCTGACGATGATCGGTCGCCTGCTCGACCTCGACGAGGGGAGCATCGAGGTCGCCGGCTACGACGTGGCGAGCACCAAGTCCAAGGACCTGGCCAAGATCGTCTCGATCCTGCGGCAGGAAAACCACTTCATCACCCGGTTGACCGTGCGCCAGCTCGTGGGCTTCGGGCGCTTCCCCCACTCGCAGGGGCGGCTGACCGTCGAGGACGAGGAGGTCATCTCCCGCTCGATCGACTTCCTCGACCTCGGTGGGCTCGAGGGCCGCTACCTCGACCAGCTCTCCGGCGGCCAGCGGCAGCGCGCCTATGTGGCGATGGTCCTGTCCCAGGACACCGACTACGTCCTGCTCGACGAGCCGCTCAACAACCTGGACATGCAGCACTCGGTGCACATGATGCGGATGTTGCGCCGGGCCGCCGACGAGCTGGGGCGCACGATCATCGTGGTCCTGCACGACATCAACTTCGCCGGTCACTACTCCGACCGGATCTGCGCGGTCAAGCACGGCAAGGTCGTGGAGTTCGGCACGCCGGCCGAGATCATGACCGCCGAGGTGCTCACGCGGGTCTTCGACACCCCCGTGCAGGTGATCGCCGGGCCCAACGGGCCGCTCGCCGTCTACTACTGA
- a CDS encoding sterol desaturase family protein, which produces MQRPDLTVLAIPAFVGAMGAEFWWQRKYPAAPGEDRAGDYELNDTIASLAMGVGSLIAPFVTGPIIHRLYPGRTRAGNVLVGLGVAAGVATTVGDVLRRRADHGGRLPEAGTLPSDQTPATTVRSRVDALGLMTSGSAVAAVGSSAVAAASIWAVQTSATKLAERSPLSMRSGTAAYLIAIAGWDFIYYWNHRLSHESRWLWAVHVVHHSSERYNLSTALRQPVADGVTMAVPYGLLALLGIPPRYIEDARAINLIYQFWIHTEAVKSIGWLEKLLNTPSHHRAHHGSQRQYLDINHGSILILWDKLFGTFEPEVERVRYGLTRNIETYNLGTIATHEWRAIASDIASSPTWSDRFGFLLRGPGWAYERRDELAPPTHEPVSAPVAG; this is translated from the coding sequence ATGCAGCGACCCGATCTCACCGTGCTGGCCATCCCGGCCTTCGTCGGCGCCATGGGAGCCGAGTTCTGGTGGCAGCGCAAGTACCCGGCAGCCCCGGGCGAGGACCGCGCGGGCGACTACGAGCTCAATGACACGATCGCCAGCCTGGCCATGGGCGTCGGGAGCCTGATCGCTCCCTTCGTCACCGGTCCGATCATCCACCGGCTCTACCCCGGCCGCACCCGGGCTGGCAATGTCCTGGTCGGCCTCGGGGTGGCTGCCGGGGTCGCGACTACCGTCGGCGATGTCCTGCGCCGGCGCGCGGACCACGGAGGCAGGCTGCCCGAGGCGGGCACTCTCCCCTCGGACCAGACACCCGCCACCACCGTCCGCTCGCGTGTTGACGCCCTCGGCCTGATGACCTCGGGGTCCGCCGTCGCGGCCGTCGGCTCCTCGGCTGTCGCCGCCGCCTCGATCTGGGCGGTGCAGACCTCCGCGACCAAGCTGGCCGAGCGCAGCCCCCTGTCGATGCGGTCCGGTACTGCCGCCTACCTGATCGCCATCGCGGGCTGGGACTTCATCTACTACTGGAACCACCGCCTGTCCCACGAGTCCCGCTGGCTCTGGGCGGTCCACGTGGTCCACCACAGCAGCGAGCGCTACAACCTGTCCACGGCACTGCGTCAGCCGGTCGCGGACGGCGTCACGATGGCCGTCCCCTACGGTCTGCTCGCACTCCTCGGCATCCCTCCGCGGTACATCGAGGATGCCCGCGCGATCAACCTGATCTACCAGTTCTGGATCCACACCGAGGCGGTCAAGTCGATCGGCTGGCTCGAGAAGTTGCTCAACACCCCGAGCCACCACCGCGCCCACCACGGCAGCCAGCGCCAATACCTCGACATCAACCACGGTTCGATCCTCATCCTGTGGGACAAGCTCTTCGGCACCTTCGAGCCCGAGGTCGAGCGGGTGCGCTACGGCCTGACCCGCAACATCGAGACCTACAACCTCGGCACGATCGCCACCCACGAGTGGCGCGCCATCGCCTCGGACATCGCCTCGTCGCCCACGTGGTCGGACCGGTTCGGCTTCCTGCTGCGCGGGCCCGGCTGGGCCTACGAGCGGCGTGACGAGCTCGCCCCGCCAACGCACGAGCCGGTCTCCGCGCCCGTCGCGGGCTGA
- a CDS encoding TetR/AcrR family transcriptional regulator, with protein MTGIGTKGVARAERRRQLVDEAVEELGRRGYAGASMADVAERAGVSKAMVHNVFGSKQSLALACLEEVGPGLVASIAMAQTASDPGQRAQETFTAIFSAMADHRHAWALINDETLPEGSAAAARAMELRVQLRTMGTVGTRDVLSSAGLTDPLDHDLLDRLWESIVAAAVTWWQDHEDHSAEDMAARLARLLGVVTLSQ; from the coding sequence GTGACCGGGATCGGGACGAAGGGCGTGGCTCGCGCCGAGCGCAGGCGGCAGCTCGTCGACGAGGCCGTCGAGGAGCTGGGCCGGAGGGGCTATGCCGGGGCGTCGATGGCCGATGTCGCCGAGCGCGCCGGTGTCTCCAAGGCGATGGTGCACAACGTCTTCGGCTCCAAGCAGTCGCTCGCACTGGCCTGTCTCGAGGAGGTCGGGCCCGGCCTGGTCGCGTCGATCGCGATGGCGCAGACGGCGAGCGACCCCGGGCAGCGGGCGCAGGAGACCTTCACCGCGATCTTCAGCGCGATGGCTGACCACCGCCATGCGTGGGCGCTCATCAACGACGAGACCCTGCCCGAGGGGTCCGCCGCTGCGGCCCGCGCGATGGAGCTGCGGGTGCAGCTGCGCACGATGGGGACCGTCGGCACCCGTGACGTGCTCTCCAGCGCCGGCCTGACGGACCCGCTCGACCACGACCTCCTCGACCGGCTGTGGGAGTCGATCGTCGCTGCCGCCGTCACGTGGTGGCAGGACCACGAGGACCACTCAGCCGAGGACATGGCGGCTCGGCTCGCCCGACTGCTGGGCGTGGTCACGCTGTCGCAGTGA
- a CDS encoding spinster family MFS transporter, with protein sequence MALADAVTSRQRWYLLATLTLANVVNFYDRTIPAVIVEPLKDEFGLSDTMIGVLGGSFTIVYAIAGVLLGRLADRVPRRYVMAGGLVVWSLFTGASGLVQGFLFLFLFRLGVGIGEASYGPASNALICDAYEPKRRSRAISIASLGIPIGLLLAFLTVGVVVEATGTWRAPFIIAAVPGLLLAIAMLVIKEPERGATDTAEMRAAAQERHPYRAVLRIRTITWLMVAGIGLQIPTYGVATFIVPLLQRYFGLPIGAASIGAGAILGLAGIVGLLVGGRLADRAADRHPSGRLVVPAIGFALAIPLTLAALLLGSGNAVLFIALFATGWTGTQFLSAAASPAIADVTPPDMRATAIAVYFASFNLVGATLGPILVGILSDTFATPVGGLSAEAVGLHRALLVIVPIGLVVAVFGSYRASRALPADRESMTGPSGVTATA encoded by the coding sequence ATGGCCCTCGCCGACGCCGTGACGTCCCGCCAGCGCTGGTACCTGCTGGCGACGCTCACCCTGGCCAACGTCGTCAACTTCTACGACCGGACGATCCCGGCGGTCATCGTCGAGCCGCTCAAGGACGAGTTCGGCCTGAGCGACACGATGATCGGTGTGCTCGGGGGGTCCTTCACCATCGTGTACGCCATCGCCGGGGTGCTCCTCGGGCGGCTGGCCGACCGGGTGCCACGCCGCTATGTCATGGCCGGAGGCCTCGTCGTATGGAGCCTCTTCACCGGGGCGAGCGGACTGGTTCAGGGCTTCCTCTTCCTCTTCCTCTTCCGGCTCGGCGTGGGGATCGGCGAGGCCAGCTACGGGCCGGCGTCCAATGCCCTGATCTGCGACGCCTACGAGCCGAAGCGCCGCAGCCGCGCCATCAGCATCGCCTCCCTCGGCATCCCCATCGGGCTCCTGCTGGCCTTCCTCACCGTCGGAGTCGTCGTCGAGGCCACGGGGACCTGGCGCGCCCCCTTCATCATCGCGGCTGTGCCCGGTCTCCTGCTCGCGATCGCGATGCTCGTCATCAAGGAGCCGGAGCGTGGCGCCACCGACACGGCCGAGATGCGCGCGGCCGCGCAGGAGAGGCATCCGTACCGGGCGGTGCTGCGGATCCGCACGATCACCTGGCTCATGGTGGCCGGCATCGGGTTGCAGATCCCGACCTACGGCGTCGCCACCTTCATCGTCCCGCTCCTGCAGCGCTATTTCGGCCTACCGATCGGGGCCGCGTCCATTGGCGCCGGAGCGATCCTCGGCCTCGCCGGGATCGTCGGCCTGCTGGTGGGCGGACGCCTGGCCGACCGCGCAGCCGATCGCCACCCCTCCGGTCGCCTCGTCGTCCCGGCCATCGGATTCGCCCTCGCCATCCCCCTCACCCTCGCGGCCCTGCTCCTCGGGTCCGGCAACGCGGTGCTCTTCATCGCCCTCTTCGCCACCGGTTGGACGGGCACCCAGTTCCTCTCCGCCGCAGCCTCGCCCGCGATTGCCGATGTCACACCACCGGACATGCGAGCAACCGCCATCGCGGTCTACTTCGCGTCCTTCAACCTCGTCGGGGCGACCCTCGGACCGATCCTCGTCGGCATCCTCTCCGACACCTTCGCGACACCGGTCGGTGGCCTGAGCGCCGAAGCCGTCGGTCTTCACCGCGCCCTGCTCGTCATCGTGCCCATCGGGTTGGTGGTCGCCGTCTTCGGCTCCTATCGGGCCAGCCGGGCACTGCCTGCCGACCGGGAGTCGATGACCGGCCCGTCGGGAGTCACTGCGACAGCGTGA